In one window of Paucibacter aquatile DNA:
- a CDS encoding zonular occludens toxin domain-containing protein encodes MVVIDECQKVPGFRPRPTSQAAPVWAEPAMETHRGKGIDLVLICQHPSQLHVGIRRLVGRHLHAVRKFGMQVSTVHEWGAVKDNCDKTRTDSIKHLYKFNKKAYAYYKSAEAHTHKRKIPFKVWVLIALLIGSPILGVVGLRIGMGLGKADASGQAGVFAPGAASAPIATVGGQAQQARASTPVEYAQAYQPRIEGLPHTAPAYDEVTKPTQAPYPAACIASKKRCGCWSQQGTKLDTPESLCRSIADGGFFIAWAGVSVPAHAVAEPAKQPAEPPATVKQ; translated from the coding sequence ATTGTCGTCATCGATGAATGCCAGAAAGTGCCAGGCTTTCGGCCTCGGCCTACCAGCCAGGCCGCCCCAGTTTGGGCTGAGCCTGCGATGGAAACCCACCGGGGCAAGGGCATTGACCTGGTACTTATTTGCCAGCACCCTAGCCAATTGCATGTTGGTATTCGTCGCCTGGTCGGTCGCCATCTGCACGCTGTTCGCAAATTCGGTATGCAGGTATCGACGGTGCATGAATGGGGCGCAGTGAAAGATAACTGCGATAAAACCCGCACCGATTCGATCAAGCATCTATACAAATTCAATAAAAAGGCTTACGCCTACTACAAAAGCGCCGAGGCCCACACCCATAAGCGGAAAATCCCTTTCAAGGTTTGGGTATTGATTGCCCTTCTTATTGGTTCTCCCATTCTTGGCGTTGTAGGTTTGCGGATTGGCATGGGTTTAGGTAAAGCCGATGCATCTGGCCAAGCTGGTGTTTTTGCGCCTGGTGCAGCATCTGCGCCTATTGCCACTGTGGGCGGCCAGGCCCAGCAGGCGAGGGCATCCACGCCCGTCGAATACGCGCAGGCCTATCAGCCGCGCATTGAGGGCTTGCCTCATACGGCCCCGGCCTACGATGAGGTAACCAAGCCGACACAGGCCCCATACCCTGCGGCATGCATCGCCAGCAAAAAGCGCTGCGGCTGCTGGTCGCAGCAGGGCACGAAATTGGACACGCCGGAGAGCCTTTGTCGCTCCATCGCTGATGGCGGGTTTTTCATCGCGTGGGCTGGTGTCTCGGTGCCCGCGCATGCCGTCGC